Genomic DNA from Modestobacter versicolor:
TGCGGGAGAAGGACCTGCCCGAGCCCGAGCGGGACGCGCTGGCCGCCGACCTCGCCGCCGTGCTGGCCCCGGTGCACGGGCTGCTGGTGCGGGCCGGGGCGGCCGCTGCCCCCGCCGTGCACCTGGCCGCGGCCGACCCCGTCCCCGCGCCGCGGCCCGGGCTGGTCGGCCGCTCGTGCCACTCCGCCGCCGAGCTGGAGCAGGCGGAGGCGGAGGGCTGCGACTGGGTGATGCTCTCGCCGGTCTTCCCGACGTCGTCCAAGCCCGGGTACGGCCCGGCGCTGGGGCCCGCGGGGCTGGCCGCGCTGATCCGGCCGGGCCTGCGCACCTTCGCCCTGGGCGGGGTGGCGCCGGACGACGTCGCGGCCTGCCGTGCCGCCGGCGCGTACGGCGTCGCGGTGATGGGGCCGGTGATGCGCGACCCCGCGCTGGTCGCGGCCTACCTCGACGCCCTCGGCTGAGGCCCCCGCTCAGCCGCCGAAGCGCTGCACGGTCGTGTAGTGCCGGGAGTGCTCGTCGAACCGGCTCAGCAGCGCCCGGGCCGGGGGCGGGACGACGGAGGCCCTCGGGTCGCCCCCGGTGAACGCGGCCACCGCGGCCAGGTCGGTGAAGGTCATCGCGGTGAGGAACTCGGTGCCCGGGTGCGGGTCCTGGTCGACCGCGGCCCGGCGCAGCACGGTGAGGTCGTGCAGCCCCGGGACACCGCGCGCCAGGATGCCCGGCGCGATCCGGCCGGTCAGCAGCTCCTC
This window encodes:
- a CDS encoding thiamine phosphate synthase, whose translation is MTGLPRLLVLTDRTQATGPLLETVAAAVDAGARAVVLREKDLPEPERDALAADLAAVLAPVHGLLVRAGAAAAPAVHLAAADPVPAPRPGLVGRSCHSAAELEQAEAEGCDWVMLSPVFPTSSKPGYGPALGPAGLAALIRPGLRTFALGGVAPDDVAACRAAGAYGVAVMGPVMRDPALVAAYLDALG
- a CDS encoding antibiotic biosynthesis monooxygenase, yielding MILRLWRGWTDPDRTAAYEELLTGRIAPGILARGVPGLHDLTVLRRAAVDQDPHPGTEFLTAMTFTDLAAVAAFTGGDPRASVVPPPARALLSRFDEHSRHYTTVQRFGG